The following is a genomic window from Candidatus Aegiribacteria sp..
TCATCATCACTCATCGGCTGTCCTGCACCGTCGAGATTGCCGTTGATCTTCGTATAATAGGCTGATGTGGTCTGCTGGGAACTTTTTGCCCATACTATATGGATGTTGTCTTCTTCATCGATATCCATCTGCGGAGCCCAGACCTGATTGCTGGAATTTGTAAGGAAACTTTCGTCGATGCAGATACTTCCATCCGGATATAGCTTCATATAGGTAAGAAGATTCGAGGCTCCGGTCCATTGCTGCCAGATGATGTGCGCGTTTCCGTTGCTGTCGCAGCATATCTGCGGTTTGTTCATCTGATTGGAACCATTGTAGCACAGAGAGATAGGAGTCGCCCAGTTTGCTCCGCCGTCATCGCTGTATGAACAGGTTATATCATGCATGTCACAGGACCAGACAATATAGATTCTTCCATCCGGTGTGACAGCGGTGCGTATTTCGTTAGTCCATGCGTCCGCTCCTGTGATAATGGTTTCCCCGTTAACGAGTATTGTACCGTCCGCACCGATTTTCGTAAATTGAATACTGGAGCTGCCTGAAAAACAGTAAGTGATATTATCTTCATCAACTATTCCTTCAGCATCAATTGTAGGCTGCTCAAGATAGATGTTCGTGAAGGGATAATTGACGATAAGAGGATTGCCTCCGGGGCCATTCCAGTTAAGGTTCTCTTCATTGACATCCCCGTTGTTTTCAAGAACGTACATGTCAAAATTGCTGTTCGGGTCGGAATACTGATAGAGTTTGACCCCGGCGTAAATCATGTTGTCGATATCTCTGCCGATCCTTGTGTTAAGCCACCAGTAGTCCCAGTTTGAATGGCTCCAGATTCCTTTGTCATTAGACCAGCCCTCAAAGAGATCTTCATTAGAAATAACATTAATGGTAATGTCCCCGCCTGATTCGGTATGGCTTATTGTAAATACCGGCGGATCGGAGCGATCAGATACAATCCTTGCTGATGATATTTCATTCGATAAATCGGGTGTTTCGGAATATCCGATATCATCCGGAATCATCGGATCTCCGGAAATCGCGAAACAGGGCACCACACACAGAGCAACCATGCACATACCGAATCTTACAGCAGACATTTGAACCCTCCTTGAGTTTCCTGCGAACTTTTCGCAAACAGTATAAAATTAAGTATTAATATTATTAAACATTCAGCGATCTATGTCATGTCGAAAATTAAGAACCAGTGCCACCCACCATTAAAAACGACAAATGAAGGCTCTACGACTCTATCCCACCGATGGGGCCACTTATCCAATCTAATTTCTTGTATGAATGCACAAGTTCGAATCCTGTTTGGGGTACCAGACAGAATGCACAGCAGAAATATCACTACTTACAGCACCGGAAGATTTCCAAGCAATATTCGTATTGTAAAGTAAGTCAAAGGGATACTGCAATGAGGGTTTGATGGTTCCTTCATTTAAGATACAGTTCGATAATAGGTTTTCAAGGAATGGTTTCTTTTCATTGTTTGGTGCCTTAACAAACAGTCTGCCAGCACTTTGATTGAGTTCTAAGATTCCTCTTGCGGTACTAAGAGGATCATGTATTGCAGAAGCTTCAAGGAAAGAAAGCTTCTCATTAATTACATCAAGTTCTCTTCTTATCTCTGCATCCTTCTGATCAAAACGTATCACAGTAATTCTTCCATCCAGCCTATCGTCATACAACACCTCTGAACGTCTCTGAAGTCTCTCACGCTGAGATGCAAGCCTTACCCGTGCTTCTTCAAGGGTTTTGCGTTCATCTATTGTTTCAGCTTCCAACCATTCAATAAGCAGATCAATTATTCCTTCGTCTATTCTCAAAGTTCTAAGGAATGCTGAGAACTGAAGATCAAGTTTCACTTCTCTTACAGATGGCTCTCCATGGTGCCAGCCTTTGTGTCCGGTGCAGTGGTAGTAAGTGTATTTGCTCTTCTTGCGCTCCGCTGTAATCGCACACCCACAATGACCGCATTTCATTAAGCCGGTATATGCAAATACATATGACTGCTTCCGCTTCTCTACAGACCGCTCACCAAGCATATCATGTACATTGAACCACAATGAAGCGCTTACAATGGGTTTATGCTTACCATCGTACTCTATGCTGTTCCATAAGAACTTACCTCTGTATACTGGATTTCTAAGCATCATGTGTATATTGGAATTGCTTACCTTGTTACCTTTTTTCGAACGCAACCCTATTGAGAACAGTTCAGATGCAATTGTACTTATGGAAACATTGCCTTCAGCATATCTCTCATACATATGCTTTACAAGCGGAGCATTTACAGGATCAGGTACAATGATCTTCACACCGCTTGCATTAACGGTGTTTATGTATCCTAGAGGTGCTACAGAAGGATAAAGACCTGCTTCAGCCTTTGCTTTCATGCCTTTTTTAGCTTCAGCACTGATGTTACGGCTTAAGTACGCTGCTTGAGCTATTTCAATGTCCTGCATGAAGTGATCAGTAGGAGATGAATCACGTGACATTACCTTGCCTTCACGAACGAAATGTATCTCAATACCGGTCTTTTCAATGTCCAGTGCAAGGTAATCAGCCATGTTTCGTGTAAGACGGTCTGTTTTCTCAACGAGAATCACATTGCATTCACTATGTTTGTCAATATATGAAAGCATGGTGTTAAAGCCGGTTCGTCCGGTACTCCGCGCAGTTTCAGTGTCAATGTACTCATGTACAACAGTAAAACCATGTTGTGCAGCATATGAACGTAGCATTTTAAGCTGCGCTTGTATCGAAAAGCCTTCTTTTTCCTGTTCCACTGTTGAAACACGTGCGTAAATGCACGCGTGACGCATGTTACCCCCCTTGTTCATGTGTATGTTTCCTTTCTGTAAGGCATATGTGTTTTATAGTGAATTGTATGTAATCCCGTAAACACTGCTTACAACCAATATGTAAAGCATATGTAATCTGTATTTTTCGCAATGGGAATAACATGCTGTAAAGCTTGTTCTCAAGGGTGTTACAGCATGAAAACATATACAGTTGAATGGGAAGAGCATTTACAAGGTATGTATTTATGCATTTCACATAGTAAATACTATGGTTTTTCAATGTGCATAACATGCTGTAAAACTCGTTCTCAAGGACGTTACCGCATGAAAACATATACAGTTCAATGGGAAGATCATTTACAAGGTTTGCTTTTATGCATTTCACATAGTAAATATTATGGTTTTTCAATGTGCATAACATGCCGTAAAACTCGTTCTCAAGGACATTACCGCATGAAAACATATACAGTTGAATGGGAAAAGCATTTTCAATGTATGTTTTTACCCGTTTCGCATGGTGATCAGTATTTATTCTGCACGGAAATACACAGTGCGGAGATAGATTAAGCAGCATTGTCAATCTCCTCTATATTGGTGTCTTCCGTTTCAACTGATTTGTGTCCCCGATAATCGACATTACCACTTGTTGTTATAGGGTCATTTCGATTATCGGGGATACAAACAGGTTCTTCAGGAGGGTGTGTAAAAGAATCAACATACTCTCTTGTTTTATCTGAAAGCCAGAATTCGTTTTCAGTTCGTCCTTGACCGAAAGAACAGTCAAGAACCTTAACAGAATATAGATCACTCGCAATTCTCTCATTGGTTCGTTGAGGTAGTCTTGTTATTAACCGTAATTCATTCAGAGTGAAATAGTGATTCTCAGCTGCTTTCTCACGCAGATAGATGGCTTCAAGTATCTGAGAACGCTGTTCTGGTATGGTATCTAAGGCTACTCTTACAACAGTCTGCCATGCTTCCGCAAGAGAGCATCCTATAGCAATACAACCGCAGAAAAGACCGTATAGCTGTTTTGCAAGCCTTGCATAGCCTTCAGTGGCATGTATGAACTGAATATCTCTACTATAGCTTGAACGCTCTACAGGAGTCCTACAGTCTGCAACAAAAGCCGTCAAAGGAGTAATGTAATCATGAATGTAACTCAAGGATTTCATTTGCAGATCAGAATCAGGTTCAAAATCCTGAAATAGCTGTCCTGCGAGTTCCTGCATTTCCGCTCTTATTTGCTGTTCCTTACCTGATGATCTAAGAGCAGTGCGAGCTTGAACCATCCTCAGATCATCGTTGTTGTAAACTCGAATAGTGAGGAATCGGTCTCCCA
Proteins encoded in this region:
- a CDS encoding T9SS type A sorting domain-containing protein, which produces MSAVRFGMCMVALCVVPCFAISGDPMIPDDIGYSETPDLSNEISSARIVSDRSDPPVFTISHTESGGDITINVISNEDLFEGWSNDKGIWSHSNWDYWWLNTRIGRDIDNMIYAGVKLYQYSDPNSNFDMYVLENNGDVNEENLNWNGPGGNPLIVNYPFTNIYLEQPTIDAEGIVDEDNITYCFSGSSSIQFTKIGADGTILVNGETIITGADAWTNEIRTAVTPDGRIYIVWSCDMHDITCSYSDDGGANWATPISLCYNGSNQMNKPQICCDSNGNAHIIWQQWTGASNLLTYMKLYPDGSICIDESFLTNSSNQVWAPQMDIDEEDNIHIVWAKSSQQTTSAYYTKINGNLDGAGQPMSDDDLTLIQEAAFLSSQKVRYVKCKVDGYMNIHVIFERGEYGRHVPKAMYYMKLNSIPMLRVEFPDDSVAFVEMTGSGTDWEGTFAASGDGAYSVQVSGSNSAGDTGVDLYEFTYPGTGIETGDYGYGLISSIRNYPNPFCSQTAFVYSLSGACEVSIRVFDIRGRLISVLTQGEQIPGTYSVDWNPAGIESGMYLYSIQAGNSIETGRCLIISE
- a CDS encoding recombinase family protein — translated: MNKGGNMRHACIYARVSTVEQEKEGFSIQAQLKMLRSYAAQHGFTVVHEYIDTETARSTGRTGFNTMLSYIDKHSECNVILVEKTDRLTRNMADYLALDIEKTGIEIHFVREGKVMSRDSSPTDHFMQDIEIAQAAYLSRNISAEAKKGMKAKAEAGLYPSVAPLGYINTVNASGVKIIVPDPVNAPLVKHMYERYAEGNVSISTIASELFSIGLRSKKGNKVSNSNIHMMLRNPVYRGKFLWNSIEYDGKHKPIVSASLWFNVHDMLGERSVEKRKQSYVFAYTGLMKCGHCGCAITAERKKSKYTYYHCTGHKGWHHGEPSVREVKLDLQFSAFLRTLRIDEGIIDLLIEWLEAETIDERKTLEEARVRLASQRERLQRRSEVLYDDRLDGRITVIRFDQKDAEIRRELDVINEKLSFLEASAIHDPLSTARGILELNQSAGRLFVKAPNNEKKPFLENLLSNCILNEGTIKPSLQYPFDLLYNTNIAWKSSGAVSSDISAVHSVWYPKQDSNLCIHTRN